Proteins from a genomic interval of Heteronotia binoei isolate CCM8104 ecotype False Entrance Well chromosome 5, APGP_CSIRO_Hbin_v1, whole genome shotgun sequence:
- the POU4F3 gene encoding POU domain, class 4, transcription factor 3: protein MMGMSAKQPFAMHPALHEAKYSSLHSGSEAMRRVCLPASQLQGNIFGSFDESLLARAEALAAADLASHGKSHPFKPDATYHTMSSVPCPSGSSPAVALSASAHHPHPPHPPHPSLDGDLLDHLSPALLGGPEHGAVLAAPLPPHAHPHLGHLHPAMASLGPPPPPAAPSCLGDVESDPRELEAFAERFKQRRIKLGVTQADVGAALADLKLPGVGSLSQSTICRFESLTLSHNNMIALKPVLHAWLDEAEAACRDKNAKAELFGGGGAERKRKRTSIAAPEKRSLEAYFALQPRPSSEKIAAIAEKLDLKKNVVRVWFCNQRQKQKRMKYSAGH from the exons ATGATGGGCATGAGCGCCAAGCAGCCGTTCGCCATGCACCCCGCGCTGCACGAAGCCAAGTATTCCAGCCTGCACTCCGGCTCGGAGGCGATGCGCCGCGTGTGCCTGCCGGCCTCGCAG ctccagggcaataTATTCGGCAGCTTCGACGAGAGCCTGCTGGCCCGGGCTGAAGCTCTGGCGGCGGCGGACCTGGCCTCGCACGGCAAAAGCCACCCTTTCAAGCCCGACGCCACTTACCACACCATGAGCAGCGTCCCCTGCCCGTCCGGCTCGTCGCCCGCCGTGGCCCTCTCGGCCAGCGCCCACCACCCGCACCCCCCGCACCCCCCGCACCCAAGCCTCGACGGCGACCTCCTCGACCACCTGTCGCCCGCGCTGCTGGGCGGCCCCGAGCACGGCGCCGTCCTGGCCGCGCCGCTGCCCCCGCACGCCCACCCCCACCTGGGCCACCTGCACCCGGCCATGGCCAGCCTGggccccccgccgccccccgccgccccctcGTGCCTGGGCGACGTCGAGTCGGACCCGCGGGAGCTGGAGGCCTTCGCCGAGCGCTTCAAGCAGCGGCGGATCAAGCTGGGCGTCACGCAGGCGGACGTGGGCGCGGCGCTGGCCGACCTCAAGCTGCCCGGCGTGGGCTCGCTGAGCCAGAGCACCATCTGCCGCTTCGAGTCGCTGACGCTCTCGCACAACAACATGATCGCGCTCAAGCCCGTGCTGCACGCCTGGCTCGACGAGGCCGAGGCCGCCTGCCGGGACAAGAACGCCAAGGCCGAGCTcttcggcggcggcggcgccgAGCGCAAGCGCAAGCGGACCTCCATCGCCGCGCCGGAGAAGCGCTCCCTCGAAGCCTACTTCGCCCTCCAGCCGCGGCCCTCCTCCGAGAAGATCGCCGCCATCGCCGAGAAGCTCGACCTCAAGAAGAACGTCGTGCGCGTCTGGTTCTGCAACCAGCGGCAGAAGCAGAAGCGCATGAAGTACTCCGCCGGCCACTGA